The following coding sequences are from one Sesamum indicum cultivar Zhongzhi No. 13 linkage group LG11, S_indicum_v1.0, whole genome shotgun sequence window:
- the LOC105173056 gene encoding probably inactive receptor-like protein kinase At2g46850, translated as MSLVLHLFLFTSLIFSQLIATAYSFRPVIEAQDPLPHLKNPNQCTTKCGNFQIPFPFYLNATSCPTLSDAFRLYCVNSSSLFLNIASGSYRVLQFLPDGVLVDFPNTSMCRQYNDLKSFSFSGNEYFGISTDNVLDLYDCEDSSLCKADCEKTSLMPGCEGQAGGYPSCCYPLSDRSAWRPGDSLSEFSQFGCRGFSSWIVLPGSRIGKRGVKLEWAVPRNSTEATCAANADVLNATSVASGIRCQCPDGFFGDGFPVGAGCLKSCLKDGKEVHGHDCYRRNNNGRKKAIILAVVIISALTVVCMTALCLSKRPIRSDKFVSDQSHCQSAILSQKACRSRLFTYHELEEATKGFVDGQKILDGAKTTLYAGVLMGGSHVAVQRIQCESERDLIRVLFRVESLSALSHRNLARIMGWSIDSGYTPLVVYDYPVNGTFKQHLIRARDQKIPLDWYRRLNVAAETACVLAFLHHEISPPIFHHDLQSGCIFLDADFSVKLAGFELHNTDNEEIYHPSEMFEGSHCRKNDVYSLGVVLLEIITGNTMVNFSTIALQKIKNGKLEEIVDPSLYYHEQPPLGREQIEIIADLATRCLLFGADGKLGMADVARELVHITKDSVDGSSRRGPALEETFSNSSLLQMISMSPDSIYLP; from the exons ATGTCCCTCGTCCttcatttgtttctttttacttCATTAATCTTCAGCCAGTTAATAGCCACGGCTTATTCTTTCCGGCCAGTTATCGAAGCACAAGACCCTCTACCCCACTTAAAGAATCCAAACCAATGCACAACTAAATGCGGCAACTTTCAGATACCATTCCCATTCTACCTCAATGCTACTTCCTGCCCCACACTTTCAGATGCTTTCCGCCTTTATTGCGTCAATTCCTCCTCACTTTTCCTTAACATTGCTTCCGGGAGCTATCGTGTACTCCAATTCTTACCTGACGGGGTATTAGTTGATTTCCCCAACACCTCCATGTGTCGCCAGTACAATGACTTAAAGTCCTTCTCCTTCTCCGGCAATGAATACTTTGGCATCTCCACCGACAATGTGCTCGATTTGTATGACTGTGAGGACTCTTCTCTGTGCAAAGCAGACTGTGAGAAAACTTCACTAATGCCTGGTTGCGAGGGGCAAGCTGGCGGCTATCCTTCTTGCTGTTATCCATTGTCCGACCGGAGTGCCTGGCGCCCAGGTGATAGCTTGTCAGAGTTTTCGCAATTCGGGTGCAGAGGATTTTCATCTTGGATTGTTTTGCCCGGAAGCAGAATTGGCAAGCGTGGTGTAAAGTTGGAATGGGCTGTTCCAAGAAACTCAACCGAAGCCACTTGTGCTGCCAATGCCGACGTCCTCAATGCCACTTCTGTTGCATCCGGCATCAGATGTCAATGCCCCGACGGATTTTTCGGTGATGGGTTCCCTGTTGGAGCTGGATGCCTCAAAT CCTGCTTGAAGGATGGAAAGGAAGTTCACGGGCATGATTGTTACCGCCGGAACAACAATGGTAGAAAGAAGGCAATAATTTTAGCTG TGGTAATAATTTCAGCTCTGACTGTTGTCTGCATGACGGCACTTTGTCTTTCAAAACGGCCTATTAGGTCAGATAAGTTTGTCTCCGATCAATCCCATTGCCAAAGTGCCATCTTGTCTCAGAAAGCTTGTCGGTCCCGGTTATTTACATACCATGAGCTTGAGGAAGCCACCAAAGGGTTTGTGGACGGGCAGAAAATTCTTGATGGCGCTAAGACAACACTCTATGCTGGAGTCCTTATGGGGGGATCACATGTAGCTGTACAAAGGATTCAGTGTGAGAGTGAAAGAGACCTCATTCGAGTTTTATTCAGAGTGGAGTCATTGTCTGCTCTCTCACATAGAAACCTTGCACGCATTATGGGATGGTCCATAGACTCTGGCTACACTCCCCTGGTGGTATATGATTATCCTGTAAATGGAACCTTTAAGCAGCATTTGATTCGTGCCAGAGATCAGAAGATACCTCTTGACTGGTACAGAAGATTGAATGTTGCTGCTGAAACTGCATGCGTTCTCGCATTCCTCCACCATGAAATTTCACCTCCTATCTTCCACCATGATCTTCAATCAGGTTGCATCTTTTTAGATGCGGATTTCTCTGTGAAACTTGCTGGTTTTGAACTACATAATACTGACAATGAGGAAATTTATCATCCGAGTGAAATGTTTGAAGGTTCACATTGCAGGAAGAATGATGTTTACAGCCTTGGTGTAGTCCTTCTAGAAATTATCACAGGCAACACAATGGTCAACTTTTCAACAATAGCTTTGCAAAAGATAAAGAACGGAAAGCTAGAAGAGATTGTGGATCCGAGTCTGTACTATCATGAGCAACCACCACTTGGGAGGGAGCAGATAGAAATAATTGCTGACCTTGCAACTAGGTGCTTACTGTTTGGTGCTGATGGAAAACTTGGTATGGCAGACGTTGCAAGGGAGTTGGTGCATATCACAAAAGACAGTGTTGATGGAAGTAGTAGAAGAGGACCTGCATTGGAGGAAACATTTTCCAATTCAAGCCTGCTTCAAATGATATCGATGTCACCAGATTCTATTTACTTGCCCTAA